A window of Hydrogenophilus thermoluteolus genomic DNA:
CCACGAATTTCACCCGGCATTTGGTCTTTCCGTCCGGGAAATCGGACGCTTCGACCAGCTCCATCACCAGTTGGCTGAACACGAGGTACGACTGCCGCCAATAGTCGGCAATCGGGTTCGCTTTCCATGCCGGTGCGGAGAAACGCCGGTCCCGCTCGACCTCCGGCACCACGGGTTCGGTGCGGTGATGGATGAAGCGATCCCACAATTGGCTCTGCGCGCTCAGCCACCGATTGCCCCATTCGCGCCACTTCTCTGGCCGCTGCATCCAGCGCGCGAAAAGTTCCGTGAGCTCGGGTGGCATCGGCGGCAGCGCGGGCATACCCGGAAAAGAGGGCATGCCTCCGCCCGGCATGGGGAAGTTCGGCACGCCAGGAAATGGGCTACCGCTGGCGGCATTGGACATCATCGCGGCGGGAAACGCGAAGGGAAATGGTTGCATCGGGTGACTCCTCCTCTCCTAGGGGTATTCTGGTCGCGGTTGTAATGCGGCCAACGTCGCGAACCGCCCGGTGCGCGGTCCGTCTCGGCGATGAGAATACCACAGCCCATTTTCCCAGGTACAGAGTCCGCTGGGAATAACGGATTGGGCGCCCAAACGCTTCAACTGCTCGGCGGCAATCGCGCCAAGGTCGACCGTGTAGTGGCTCGCGCGCCTTCCGTTACGCACGGCTTGTGCCACCCAAGGACCGAGTGCCCTGAGCGCTTCGACCACCGGGGCATCGACCTCGTAACACCGGCCGCAGATCGCGGGACCGATCCACGCGGCGAACGGGGCATCCCCGAGCGCTGCGACAGCGCGCGCCAAGATACCAGCAGCCAGCCCTCGCCACCCTGCATGCGCCACCGCAAGCCGCGCCCCATCGCTCCGTACCAGGACCACCGGCAAGCAGTCCGCGGTAAGTAGCGCCA
This region includes:
- the pgeF gene encoding peptidoglycan editing factor PgeF, producing the protein MNELPLITVSALRSYGVTIRLTTRTGGVSAGGYHALNLADHVGDDTAAVAENRARLRATLGSDPLWLKQVHGTTIWDADAADPSGHAPPQADGATTARAGRWLALLTADCLPVVLVRSDGARLAVAHAGWRGLAAGILARAVAALGDAPFAAWIGPAICGRCYEVDAPVVEALRALGPWVAQAVRNGRRASHYTVDLGAIAAEQLKRLGAQSVIPSGLCTWENGLWYSHRRDGPRTGRFATLAALQPRPEYP